The Bacillus sp. Y1 genome has a window encoding:
- a CDS encoding lysophospholipid acyltransferase family protein: MTIYTFARSVVNMIYKPLYRIETIGQENIPKVGSVLLCSNHISNLDPIVVGTTTPRAVHFMAKEELFRVPVIGKLFPHLNAFPVKRGMSDREALRKGLAVLKEGEVLGLFPEGTRSKTGELGEGLAGAGFFATRSEALIVPCAVIGPYKAFNKLKVVYGKPVDFTEYRKNKISADEATKIIMEEIRKLIIANK, encoded by the coding sequence TTGACGATATATACTTTTGCACGATCCGTTGTAAACATGATCTACAAGCCTTTGTATCGTATAGAGACAATTGGCCAAGAAAATATTCCTAAAGTAGGATCGGTTTTGCTTTGTTCCAATCATATTTCTAATCTTGATCCAATTGTCGTAGGAACTACAACTCCTCGCGCAGTCCATTTTATGGCTAAAGAGGAGTTGTTTCGTGTACCTGTGATTGGGAAACTTTTTCCTCATTTGAATGCATTTCCTGTCAAAAGAGGGATGAGTGATCGTGAGGCTCTTAGAAAGGGCTTAGCCGTCCTTAAGGAGGGGGAAGTTCTTGGGTTATTCCCTGAAGGTACTCGCAGTAAGACGGGAGAGCTTGGAGAAGGGTTAGCAGGTGCTGGCTTCTTTGCAACAAGATCCGAAGCATTAATCGTTCCTTGTGCGGTTATTGGCCCATATAAAGCATTTAATAAGTTAAAGGTGGTTTATGGTAAGCCAGTTGATTTTACAGAATATCGAAAAAACAAAATATCAGCTGATGAGGCTACAAAAATCATTATGGAAGAAATCAGAAAACTGATTATTGCGAACAAATAG
- the spoIVA gene encoding stage IV sporulation protein A produces MEKVDIFKDIAERTGGDIYLGVVGAVRTGKSTFIKKFMELVVIPNMANESDRARTQDELPQSAAGKTIMTTEPKFVPNQAASIHVDDGLDVNIRLVDCVGYTVPGAKGYEDENGPRMINTPWYEEPIPFHEAAEIGTRKVIQEHSTIGVVITTDGTIGEIPRSAYLEAEERVINELKEVGKPFIMVINSVQPYHPNTEKLRTELSEKYDIPVLAMSVEGMREGDVMNVMREALYEFPVLEVNVNLPSWVMVLREDHWLRESYQEAVKDTVKDIKRLRDVDRVVSQFSDYEFIDRAGLAGIEMGQGIAEIDLYAPDDLYDDILKEIVGVEIRGKDHLLELMQDFAHAKQEYDQISDALKMVKQTGYGIAAPSLADMSLDEPEIIRQGPRFGVRLKAVAPSIHMIKVDVESEFAPIIGTEKQSEELVRYLMQDFEDDPLSIWNSDIFGRSLSSIVREGIQAKLSLMPENARYKLKETLERIINEGSGGLIAIIL; encoded by the coding sequence TTGGAAAAGGTAGATATTTTTAAAGATATTGCCGAAAGAACGGGCGGCGATATATATTTAGGAGTCGTAGGAGCAGTAAGAACAGGAAAATCAACCTTTATTAAGAAGTTTATGGAGCTAGTTGTCATTCCAAACATGGCAAATGAATCAGATCGAGCTCGCACCCAAGATGAATTGCCTCAAAGTGCTGCCGGGAAAACGATTATGACAACTGAACCAAAATTTGTACCAAATCAGGCTGCAAGCATACATGTTGACGACGGGTTGGATGTGAATATCCGCTTAGTTGACTGTGTTGGTTATACGGTTCCAGGTGCGAAGGGTTATGAAGACGAAAATGGACCAAGAATGATTAATACGCCTTGGTATGAGGAACCTATTCCGTTCCATGAAGCAGCTGAAATTGGAACAAGGAAGGTTATTCAAGAGCACTCAACGATTGGTGTGGTTATTACTACAGATGGTACCATTGGAGAAATTCCGCGTTCTGCATACTTAGAAGCTGAGGAAAGAGTAATCAATGAATTAAAAGAGGTTGGCAAACCGTTCATTATGGTTATTAACAGCGTACAACCTTATCATCCTAATACGGAAAAATTACGTACAGAGCTTTCTGAGAAATACGATATTCCTGTATTGGCAATGAGTGTGGAAGGAATGCGCGAAGGTGACGTCATGAACGTAATGCGTGAAGCACTTTATGAATTCCCTGTGCTAGAAGTAAACGTGAATCTTCCAAGCTGGGTCATGGTACTTAGAGAGGATCACTGGTTAAGAGAAAGCTATCAGGAAGCTGTGAAAGACACAGTTAAAGATATTAAGAGATTAAGAGATGTTGACCGAGTCGTTAGTCAATTTAGTGATTATGAATTTATTGATCGTGCAGGGCTTGCTGGAATTGAGATGGGTCAAGGAATTGCTGAGATCGACCTTTATGCGCCAGACGATTTATACGATGACATTTTAAAAGAAATTGTCGGAGTAGAAATAAGAGGAAAAGATCATTTGTTAGAGCTAATGCAAGACTTTGCTCATGCGAAGCAAGAATATGATCAAATCTCTGATGCACTTAAGATGGTAAAGCAAACAGGTTATGGAATTGCAGCGCCGTCACTTGCTGATATGAGCTTGGATGAGCCTGAAATTATCCGCCAAGGACCACGCTTTGGTGTACGCTTAAAAGCGGTAGCGCCATCCATTCATATGATTAAAGTGGATGTAGAGTCCGAATTTGCTCCGATTATCGGTACAGAGAAGCAAAGTGAAGAATTGGTTCGATACTTAATGCAGGATTTTGAGGACGATCCACTGTCTATCTGGAACTCTGATATTTTCGGAAGAAGCCTAAGCTCAATCGTTCGTGAAGGAATTCAAGCTAAATTATCACTAATGCCTGAAAACGCAAGATATAAACTTAAAGAAACACTAGAAAGAATCATCAACGAAGGTTCTGGTGGATTAATTGCTATAATCTTATAA
- a CDS encoding DUF2768 domain-containing protein produces the protein MSPSLMKMWISLAGMGFMFISIILIYLSRFKFSNKILKAITAIVAYFLMILSGIIIFFVVLSGPTS, from the coding sequence ATGTCACCGTCACTAATGAAAATGTGGATCTCCTTGGCGGGGATGGGCTTTATGTTTATTTCCATTATTTTAATTTATTTAAGCAGATTTAAGTTTTCTAACAAAATTTTAAAAGCAATAACAGCTATTGTTGCTTATTTTTTAATGATTCTTTCCGGAATAATCATTTTTTTTGTCGTACTATCGGGACCAACAAGTTAA
- the cmk gene encoding (d)CMP kinase: MSKISIAIDGPAAAGKSTVAKIIAEKLSYIYIDTGAMYRAITYKALQSKCELSDESALNELLANTKIDLLPGEKGQLVFLDGQEVTNEIRSAEVTNQVSIVAKHRLIREEMVKRQQQFGANGGVVMDGRDIGTHVLPDAEIKVFLLASVQERAERRYQENLEKGFPADLEKLKQEIAARDKLDSEREVAPLKKAEDAVEIDTTSLSIEEVVEKILALAEERIGSY; the protein is encoded by the coding sequence ATGAGTAAAATATCTATCGCAATCGACGGTCCTGCTGCTGCAGGAAAAAGTACTGTTGCCAAAATAATAGCTGAGAAACTCTCATATATTTATATTGATACAGGTGCTATGTATCGTGCAATTACATATAAAGCTTTACAGTCTAAATGTGAGCTTTCCGATGAGAGCGCCCTTAATGAGCTTTTAGCAAATACAAAAATTGACTTGTTGCCAGGTGAAAAAGGACAACTTGTATTCCTTGATGGACAAGAAGTTACAAACGAGATTCGATCTGCCGAGGTGACAAATCAAGTCTCTATCGTGGCAAAACACCGTTTAATTCGAGAAGAAATGGTGAAAAGACAACAGCAATTCGGGGCAAATGGGGGAGTGGTCATGGATGGTCGAGATATTGGCACACATGTCCTTCCTGATGCAGAAATAAAAGTGTTTCTTCTGGCAAGCGTTCAGGAAAGAGCGGAAAGAAGATATCAAGAAAACCTTGAAAAAGGCTTTCCAGCCGACTTAGAAAAGTTAAAACAAGAGATTGCGGCTAGAGATAAATTAGATTCTGAACGAGAAGTAGCACCTTTAAAAAAAGCTGAGGATGCAGTAGAGATAGATACCACTTCCTTATCGATTGAAGAAGTGGTTGAGAAAATCTTAGCATTAGCTGAGGAAAGGATAGGATCCTATTGA
- a CDS encoding YphA family membrane protein, with product MEGIFFYWTFWALWICTTFFMSKTNPKRVKYTVIILFSIILSSQSIHLFGLKVSVVSIFFLILAYYEIGKMKGKSMVYFLITSFILMLAYGSFQLFELFDPVWLILDRNWMFAVVLTYMTIMMHNEVFKRVIALIFGSIHGELVYSLVLNVYSMEIPIGSLQFLDVISISVCLILAWSGFEKLTSLFEGHVYQLEKGRGRQS from the coding sequence ATGGAAGGAATATTCTTTTATTGGACATTTTGGGCTCTTTGGATTTGTACGACCTTTTTTATGAGTAAAACGAATCCGAAACGAGTGAAGTACACAGTCATCATCTTATTTTCAATTATTTTGTCTTCTCAATCCATACACTTGTTTGGGCTAAAAGTGTCTGTTGTTTCAATTTTCTTTTTAATCCTAGCCTATTATGAGATTGGGAAAATGAAAGGAAAATCAATGGTTTACTTTTTGATCACGTCATTTATTCTTATGCTTGCCTATGGCAGTTTTCAATTATTTGAGCTTTTTGATCCTGTTTGGTTAATCCTTGATAGAAATTGGATGTTTGCCGTCGTATTAACGTATATGACCATTATGATGCATAATGAGGTTTTTAAACGAGTGATTGCGCTTATTTTTGGGAGTATCCATGGAGAATTAGTGTATTCTCTAGTGTTGAATGTTTATTCAATGGAAATTCCAATCGGGTCACTTCAGTTTTTAGATGTTATTTCCATATCCGTTTGTCTCATTTTGGCATGGAGCGGCTTTGAAAAGCTAACTAGCCTGTTTGAAGGACATGTTTATCAACTAGAAAAGGGGAGAGGAAGACAATCGTGA
- the fni gene encoding type 2 isopentenyl-diphosphate Delta-isomerase, giving the protein MTRSKRKWDHIQFALSTGQTRDTGFDDITFIHQSLPDSSTEQVSLDTMIGELSLSSPLFINAMTGGGGIRTEEINGQLALVAKETKVAMAVGSQMSSIKNPSEIDTYKIVRKENPTGLIFANLGSEASVDQALQAVDMLGANALQIHVNTIQELTMPEGDRDFTGALWRIEDIVKKLPVPVIVKEVGFGMSRETARKLTQVGVSIVDVGGFGGTNFAKIENERRNRMLSFFNSWGIPTVASIAEVKFSFPDLTVLGSGGIQSSLDVVKALSLGASATGLAGYLLQILLDEGVEASITEIEEIKMEIGFMLTALGARTIKDLQKAPLVIEGKTHHWLNERGINTKIYSNR; this is encoded by the coding sequence TTGACTAGATCGAAACGAAAATGGGATCATATACAATTTGCTCTTTCCACAGGGCAAACTAGAGATACTGGTTTTGATGATATTACGTTTATTCACCAAAGCTTGCCAGACTCTTCGACTGAGCAAGTGAGTCTTGATACTATGATTGGCGAACTTTCTTTGAGTTCGCCTCTTTTTATCAATGCCATGACTGGCGGTGGTGGAATACGAACAGAAGAAATAAATGGACAGCTAGCCCTTGTCGCAAAGGAAACAAAAGTTGCAATGGCAGTTGGCTCACAGATGTCATCAATAAAAAACCCCAGTGAGATAGACACTTATAAAATTGTTAGAAAAGAAAATCCGACTGGATTGATATTCGCAAATTTAGGTAGTGAAGCATCAGTGGATCAAGCGCTCCAAGCGGTTGATATGCTAGGAGCAAATGCTCTCCAAATCCACGTAAACACGATTCAAGAACTAACTATGCCAGAGGGAGATCGTGATTTTACTGGTGCACTATGGCGCATTGAAGATATAGTAAAAAAATTACCTGTACCTGTCATTGTCAAAGAGGTTGGTTTTGGCATGAGTCGTGAAACAGCAAGGAAACTCACTCAAGTGGGGGTTTCTATTGTCGATGTTGGTGGTTTTGGTGGGACAAACTTTGCCAAAATCGAAAATGAAAGACGAAATCGAATGCTGTCGTTTTTTAACTCATGGGGAATTCCTACAGTTGCTTCTATTGCAGAGGTAAAATTCAGTTTCCCCGACTTAACTGTATTAGGTTCAGGTGGCATACAGTCTAGCTTAGACGTAGTTAAGGCATTGTCTTTAGGAGCATCCGCAACAGGGTTAGCGGGGTATTTGCTCCAAATCCTTTTAGATGAAGGAGTAGAGGCAAGTATTACAGAAATTGAAGAAATCAAGATGGAAATTGGGTTTATGCTGACCGCTCTTGGCGCAAGAACTATTAAGGATCTTCAGAAGGCCCCTTTGGTAATCGAGGGGAAAACTCATCATTGGCTTAATGAACGAGGAATAAACACAAAAATCTATAGTAATCGATAA
- the rpsA gene encoding 30S ribosomal protein S1 has protein sequence MSEEMNQVEVMDFQVGDKVSGQVTKVEEKQVIISIPNSKLDGIIPISELSSLHIEKASDAVNEGDQLELEVLKVEEDALILSKRKVDAENAWQELEQKFESGEVFDAEIKDVVKGGLVVDLGVRGFVPASLVEAHFVEDFSDYKGKTLAFKIVELDKEKNRLILSHRAVIELEKGKQKKNILDSLAPGQVLSGTVQRITDFGAFVDIGGIDGLVHISQLSHEHVVKPTDVVQEGQQVQVKVLSVDRDNERISLSIKETLPGPWANISEKAAKGTTLEGVVKRLVSYGAFVEVFPGVEGLVHISQISHKHIATPHEVLKENESVKVKVLDVNEQEQRLSLSMKELAEKEEEVKDYELPEESKGFQLGEMIGDQLKNLKR, from the coding sequence ATGTCTGAAGAAATGAATCAAGTGGAAGTTATGGATTTTCAAGTGGGTGACAAAGTAAGCGGACAAGTAACAAAGGTGGAGGAAAAACAGGTTATTATCTCAATCCCAAACAGCAAGCTTGATGGAATTATTCCAATTAGTGAGTTATCAAGTCTGCACATCGAAAAAGCAAGCGATGCGGTTAATGAAGGTGACCAGCTTGAATTAGAAGTCCTAAAGGTAGAAGAAGATGCCTTGATTCTTTCAAAGCGTAAAGTAGATGCTGAAAATGCATGGCAAGAGCTTGAGCAAAAGTTTGAATCTGGTGAAGTCTTTGATGCTGAAATTAAAGATGTTGTAAAAGGCGGACTTGTAGTCGATCTTGGAGTAAGAGGTTTTGTTCCTGCTTCTTTAGTGGAAGCACACTTTGTTGAAGATTTCTCTGATTATAAGGGTAAAACATTGGCATTTAAAATAGTAGAACTAGACAAGGAGAAGAATCGTCTAATCCTTTCTCATCGTGCCGTAATTGAGCTTGAAAAAGGAAAACAAAAGAAAAATATTTTAGATTCATTAGCTCCTGGTCAGGTTCTTTCAGGTACCGTACAAAGAATTACTGATTTTGGTGCATTTGTAGATATTGGTGGAATTGATGGGTTGGTTCACATTTCTCAGCTGTCTCATGAGCATGTTGTTAAGCCGACTGATGTTGTTCAAGAGGGACAGCAAGTTCAAGTAAAAGTGCTTAGTGTTGACCGTGATAATGAGCGTATTTCTTTATCGATAAAAGAAACATTACCTGGACCATGGGCTAATATTTCTGAAAAAGCAGCAAAAGGAACCACTCTAGAAGGGGTTGTAAAACGCCTTGTTTCTTATGGAGCTTTTGTTGAAGTGTTCCCAGGAGTAGAAGGGTTAGTTCATATTTCACAAATTTCTCATAAGCATATTGCCACTCCACATGAAGTATTAAAGGAAAATGAATCAGTGAAAGTGAAGGTTCTTGATGTAAATGAGCAAGAACAAAGACTTTCTCTAAGCATGAAAGAACTAGCTGAAAAGGAAGAAGAAGTAAAGGATTATGAACTTCCTGAAGAATCAAAAGGCTTTCAGTTAGGTGAAATGATTGGAGATCAACTGAAGAATTTAAAGAGATAA
- a CDS encoding YIEGIA family protein, giving the protein MSEYTYPILFGVVVGTATRIYMLRTDYRQYPTYLHGKIIHVALGFIAAGLGTVAIPSILEEEFTAITFLTLAASQFRDVRNMERNTLNELDNYELVPRGKTYIEGIAIAFESRNYLVIFTSFLCTLGFLLFNIWGGIVAAVIAIFISTKLMSGGRLGDIVEVEYFEPRFDGPGLYVDNIYIMNIGLPERKKEVLSYGMGFILKPKNFNARATIANLGQRQAILHDVSNALGVYRDSGTPALVPLAKRDLDDGRVGVFILPQENDIEKAKKIIEKVPTLENAIRMPKERERKN; this is encoded by the coding sequence GTGAGTGAGTACACTTATCCTATTTTATTTGGAGTGGTTGTTGGAACAGCAACAAGAATTTATATGCTACGTACGGATTATCGACAGTATCCCACTTACCTTCACGGGAAAATCATTCACGTGGCTTTAGGGTTTATCGCTGCAGGACTTGGAACTGTTGCCATACCATCTATACTTGAGGAAGAGTTTACTGCTATCACCTTTTTAACTTTGGCTGCCTCACAATTTAGAGATGTGAGAAATATGGAAAGAAATACATTAAATGAATTGGATAACTATGAATTAGTACCACGAGGAAAAACGTATATTGAAGGCATTGCCATAGCTTTTGAAAGTAGAAATTATTTGGTGATTTTTACTTCCTTTCTATGTACGCTTGGATTTCTCCTATTTAATATTTGGGGTGGGATCGTTGCAGCAGTCATTGCCATTTTCATTTCTACCAAACTAATGTCTGGAGGCAGGCTTGGGGATATTGTTGAAGTAGAGTACTTTGAACCTCGTTTTGATGGTCCAGGCTTGTATGTGGACAATATTTATATTATGAACATTGGTCTACCGGAAAGAAAAAAGGAAGTACTAAGCTATGGGATGGGGTTTATCCTTAAACCGAAAAATTTTAACGCAAGAGCGACAATTGCGAATCTTGGGCAGCGTCAGGCTATTCTGCATGATGTATCCAACGCATTAGGAGTGTATCGAGATTCTGGTACACCAGCTCTCGTTCCCTTGGCAAAAAGAGACCTAGATGATGGGAGAGTGGGGGTATTTATTCTTCCACAAGAAAATGATATTGAGAAGGCGAAGAAAATAATTGAAAAGGTTCCAACTTTAGAAAATGCAATCCGAATGCCTAAAGAGAGAGAGAGAAAAAATTAG
- a CDS encoding YpzI family protein, with the protein MGKDRQQSKLKASGRVESDRDQELEKKGATKLSSPEEARELNNNKRY; encoded by the coding sequence ATGGGTAAAGATCGTCAACAAAGCAAATTAAAAGCAAGTGGTCGTGTTGAGTCCGATCGAGATCAAGAGTTGGAGAAAAAAGGGGCAACCAAACTCTCCAGCCCAGAAGAGGCTAGAGAGCTAAATAATAATAAAAGATATTAA
- a CDS encoding NAD(P)H-dependent glycerol-3-phosphate dehydrogenase, which produces MQIQKEKIAVIGAGSWGTALSLVLADNDHEVRLWGHNRDQISEINTTHTNKKYLPEIILPETIVGYDSLEQVLKEVKTIILAVPTKAIREVIKKMVPFVENPLTIVHVSKGIEPDTLMRISEMIEDEMPEHLLQDVVVLSGPSHAEEVSLRQPTTVTVSSKSMEAAERVQDLFINQYFRVYTNPDIIGVEVGGALKNIIALAAGITDGLGYGDNAKAALITRGLAEIARLGTKMGASPLTFSGLTGIGDLIVTSTSVHSRNWRAGNLLGKGRNLDEVLENMGMVVEGVRTTKAAYQLAEKYGVKMPITTALYNVLFNHAKPKDEVDLLMTRVKTHEMEDLANVLVEKGLE; this is translated from the coding sequence ATGCAAATCCAAAAAGAAAAAATTGCTGTAATTGGAGCGGGAAGCTGGGGAACCGCCCTATCGCTAGTGTTAGCTGACAACGATCATGAGGTAAGATTATGGGGACATAATCGTGATCAAATTAGTGAGATAAATACGACTCACACAAATAAGAAGTATTTACCTGAGATTATACTTCCTGAAACAATTGTTGGTTACGACTCTCTTGAACAGGTTTTAAAAGAAGTAAAAACCATCATTTTAGCTGTACCAACTAAGGCCATTCGTGAAGTGATAAAAAAGATGGTACCATTCGTTGAAAATCCGCTAACCATTGTCCATGTTAGTAAAGGGATTGAACCAGATACACTTATGCGCATCTCAGAGATGATTGAAGACGAAATGCCAGAGCATCTTTTACAGGATGTGGTTGTATTATCTGGACCGAGCCACGCCGAAGAGGTGAGTCTTCGTCAACCAACAACAGTGACTGTCTCATCCAAGAGCATGGAAGCGGCTGAACGTGTGCAGGATTTATTTATTAACCAATATTTCCGTGTATACACAAATCCTGATATTATCGGAGTAGAAGTGGGTGGCGCATTAAAGAATATTATTGCGTTAGCTGCCGGTATCACCGACGGGTTAGGATATGGGGATAATGCAAAGGCAGCCTTAATAACTAGGGGGCTTGCGGAAATTGCTCGTTTAGGTACAAAAATGGGTGCAAGTCCGCTAACATTTTCTGGCTTAACAGGGATTGGTGATTTAATCGTTACTTCTACAAGTGTTCACTCAAGAAACTGGAGAGCTGGAAATTTGCTCGGCAAAGGCCGAAATTTAGATGAAGTGCTGGAAAATATGGGAATGGTAGTAGAGGGTGTTCGAACCACCAAAGCCGCTTATCAATTAGCGGAAAAGTACGGTGTGAAGATGCCGATTACAACGGCGTTATACAATGTTCTATTTAACCATGCAAAACCCAAGGATGAAGTTGATTTGCTCATGACACGTGTAAAAACTCATGAGATGGAAGATCTTGCAAATGTACTTGTTGAAAAGGGATTGGAATAA
- the der gene encoding ribosome biogenesis GTPase Der, with translation MVKPVIAIVGRPNVGKSTIFNRIVGERISIVEDIPGVTRDRIYSSAEWLSHDFNIIDTGGIDIGDEPFLEQIRQQAEIAIREADVIIFLTNGREGVTSADEEVAKILYRAKKPVVLAVNKIDNPEMRDLIYDFYALGFGEPYPISGSHGLGLGDLLDAAAKHFPSKDENDYDDDVIKFSLIGRPNVGKSSLVNAMLGEERVIVSDIAGTTRDAIDSMVTVNGERYVIIDTAGMRKRGKVYETTEKYSVLRALRAIERSDVVLVVINAEEGIIEQDKKIAGYAHEAGRAIVIVVNKWDAVEKDEKTMKEFEEKIRAHFLFLDYAPIVFLSAKTKKRIHTLIPMINKASENHSMRVDTSVLNDIIMDAVAMNPTPTDNGKRLKIYYTTQVSVKPPTFVVFVNDPELMHFSYQRFIENRIREAFGFEGTPIKIFARERK, from the coding sequence ATGGTAAAACCTGTAATAGCGATTGTAGGTCGTCCTAACGTTGGGAAGTCTACAATCTTTAATAGAATAGTTGGTGAGCGGATCTCGATTGTTGAAGATATACCTGGCGTTACTCGAGATCGAATTTATAGTTCTGCTGAGTGGCTTAGTCATGATTTCAACATTATCGATACCGGTGGAATTGATATCGGAGACGAACCATTTTTAGAACAGATTCGTCAACAAGCAGAAATTGCGATCAGGGAAGCAGACGTAATTATTTTCTTAACAAACGGCAGAGAGGGAGTTACCTCAGCAGACGAAGAAGTAGCAAAAATTCTTTATCGTGCGAAAAAACCAGTCGTCCTTGCAGTAAATAAAATTGATAACCCAGAAATGAGAGATCTAATTTACGATTTTTATGCCTTAGGGTTTGGAGAGCCATACCCCATCTCAGGTTCACATGGACTAGGTCTTGGCGATCTTTTAGACGCAGCAGCTAAGCATTTTCCAAGTAAGGACGAGAATGACTATGATGACGACGTTATTAAGTTTTCACTAATAGGTCGACCAAATGTAGGGAAATCATCACTTGTCAATGCGATGCTTGGAGAAGAGCGAGTAATCGTAAGTGATATCGCTGGTACAACAAGAGATGCGATAGACTCAATGGTAACCGTAAATGGAGAACGCTACGTCATTATCGATACGGCAGGTATGAGAAAAAGAGGAAAAGTGTATGAAACAACAGAAAAGTATAGTGTGCTTCGTGCGCTACGTGCTATAGAACGTTCCGACGTCGTTTTAGTTGTTATTAACGCAGAAGAGGGAATCATAGAACAGGATAAAAAGATAGCTGGGTATGCCCATGAAGCAGGACGAGCTATTGTGATTGTCGTGAATAAATGGGATGCAGTGGAAAAAGATGAAAAGACGATGAAGGAATTCGAGGAAAAAATACGTGCGCATTTCTTATTCCTAGACTATGCTCCAATTGTGTTCCTATCTGCTAAAACAAAAAAGAGAATTCATACATTGATTCCAATGATAAACAAGGCGAGTGAAAACCATTCGATGCGTGTGGACACAAGTGTGTTAAATGATATTATTATGGACGCTGTAGCAATGAACCCTACACCAACAGACAATGGAAAGCGTCTTAAAATTTATTATACGACTCAAGTTTCAGTCAAGCCGCCTACTTTTGTTGTCTTTGTCAATGATCCAGAGCTTATGCATTTCTCATATCAGCGATTTATAGAAAATCGTATAAGAGAAGCTTTCGGGTTTGAAGGAACTCCTATCAAAATCTTTGCTAGAGAAAGAAAATAA
- a CDS encoding YpfB family protein gives MVKTFERIIVKIILIQFLFLIGTQFFFHQLSIFPELKIITKYEGVNKNNFSDFLETFNGK, from the coding sequence ATGGTGAAGACGTTTGAGCGTATTATTGTTAAGATCATTCTCATTCAGTTTCTTTTCCTTATCGGAACACAGTTTTTCTTTCATCAGTTAAGCATCTTTCCTGAGTTGAAAATCATTACAAAATACGAAGGTGTAAACAAAAATAATTTTTCGGATTTTCTAGAAACCTTTAATGGGAAATGA
- a CDS encoding flagellar brake protein, which translates to MLKIGTVIMLELKYGDKLDKFKCKVVEQKENQIYIDYPINMATERTVFLIDGTQLKGSFVSQDNNSVFLFESEVLGRTKQNIPMLILSYPGDEHLVKIQRRQYVRVETTADVAVHPTNSEFKAFTTVTDDISAGGAAILINDKHGILAGQTLQLWVVLPMQSGEIHYLKVKSKVVRLIPLDDSRMKASLQFVDMSPQDRQLFLRFSFDRQLLMKKKGLES; encoded by the coding sequence ATGTTGAAAATAGGCACTGTAATTATGCTTGAGTTAAAATATGGAGATAAATTAGATAAATTCAAATGTAAGGTTGTAGAGCAAAAGGAAAATCAAATCTATATCGATTATCCAATCAATATGGCAACTGAAAGAACGGTCTTTTTAATTGATGGGACACAGTTAAAAGGATCATTTGTCTCTCAGGACAATAACTCAGTCTTTTTATTTGAATCCGAGGTATTAGGTAGAACCAAGCAGAATATTCCCATGCTAATTCTATCTTATCCTGGCGACGAGCACTTGGTAAAGATACAAAGACGTCAATATGTAAGGGTCGAAACTACTGCAGATGTGGCAGTACATCCTACAAATTCAGAGTTTAAGGCATTTACAACTGTTACAGATGATATAAGTGCAGGCGGTGCAGCAATTCTTATCAACGATAAACATGGAATTCTCGCTGGTCAAACCCTTCAATTATGGGTGGTACTTCCTATGCAAAGCGGAGAAATTCATTATTTAAAAGTAAAGAGTAAAGTAGTAAGACTCATTCCTTTAGATGACAGTCGTATGAAGGCATCGTTACAATTTGTTGATATGAGCCCACAGGACCGTCAACTTTTTCTTCGATTTAGCTTTGACCGCCAGTTGCTTATGAAGAAGAAGGGTCTTGAATCGTGA
- a CDS encoding capping complex subunit for YIEGIA, giving the protein MDIEKFILAAITTNPKKVPCGVAVFHCDDKEEMEKITTNLEAILDGIAHSLTEELYIIVKH; this is encoded by the coding sequence ATGGATATTGAAAAATTTATCCTTGCTGCAATTACGACGAATCCTAAAAAAGTCCCATGTGGGGTAGCGGTTTTTCATTGTGATGATAAAGAGGAGATGGAAAAAATCACGACGAATCTAGAAGCAATTTTGGATGGAATTGCACATTCTCTTACTGAGGAATTGTACATCATTGTAAAACATTAA